The Haliaeetus albicilla chromosome 19, bHalAlb1.1, whole genome shotgun sequence genome has a segment encoding these proteins:
- the TOB2 gene encoding protein Tob2, with protein MHLEIKVALNFIISYLYNKLPRRRADLFGEELERLLKKKYEGHWYPEKPLKGSGYRCVHIGETVDPVVELAAKRSGLAVEDVRANVPEELSVWIDPFEVSYQIGEKGSVKVLYLDDSEGCSAAELDKEIKSSFNPDAQVFVPIGSQDNSLSNSPSPSFGQSPSPTFIPRSAQPITFTTATFAATKFGSTKMKKGGGAGGGGSGAGAGQQPRMVRSPTTNLLKHKGLSLSMHSLNFVGSAGSQAPQSQLSPNAKEFVYSGGSPGASSLFFDGVASESQASSIPPASQFNTGTGGTFDMAQVFGGSTNSLFLEKSPFVEGLSYNLNAMQYPSQSFQPVVLAN; from the coding sequence ATGCATCTGGAGATCAAAGTTGCTCTTAACTTCATCATCTCATACCTGTACAACAAGCTTCCTCGGAGGCGGGCAGACCTGTTTGGTGAGGAGCTAGAGCGCctgctgaagaagaaatatgaGGGTCACTGGTACCCGGAGAAGCCTCTGAAGGGATCTGGCTATCGCTGTGTTCATATAGGGGAGACAGTGGATCCAGTGGTGGAGCTGGCAGCCAAGCGGAGCGGGCTGGCCGTGGAGGATGTGCGTGCCAATGTGCCGGAAGAGCTGAGCGTCTGGATCGATCCTTTTGAGGTTTCCTACCAGATCGGTGAGAAGGGCTCTGTTAAGGTCCTCTACCTGGACGACAGCGAGGGCTGCAGCGCCGCGGAGCTGGACAAAGAAATCAAGAGCAGCTTCAACCCCGACGCCCAGGTATTTGTCCCCATCGGCAGCCAGGACAACTCGCTGTCCAACTCTCCGTCCCCCTCCTTCGGCCAGTCGCCTAGCCCCACCTTTATCCCTCGCTCTGCCCAGCCCATCACTTTCACCACTGCCACCTTTGCTGCCACAAAGTTTGGCTCTACCAAGATGAAGAAGGGTGGAGGAGCCGGAGGAGGGGGCagcggagctggggctgggcagcagccaaGGATGGTCAGGTCTCCCACCACCAACCTGCTGAAGCACAAGGGCCTCTCCCTGTCTATGCACTCTCTGAACTTCGTCGGGAGCGCTGGGAGCCAAGCCCCGCAGTCGCAGCTCTCCCCCAACGCCAAGGAGTTCGTTTACAGCGGCGGGTCGCCGGGAGCCAGCAGTCTCTTCTTCGATGGTGTTGCCAGTGAGAGCCAGGCCAGCAGCATCCCGCCAGCATCGCAGTTCAACACCGGCACGGGTGGTACCTTTGATATGGCTCAGGTCTTTGGTGGCAGTACCAACAGCCTCTTTTTGGAGAAGTCTCCCTTCGTGGAAGGACTCAGCTACAACCTGAACGCCATGCAGTATCCCAGCCAGTCCTTCCAGCCTGTCGTCTTGGCCAACTGA